From the genome of Poecile atricapillus isolate bPoeAtr1 chromosome 23, bPoeAtr1.hap1, whole genome shotgun sequence, one region includes:
- the IGFN1 gene encoding immunoglobulin-like and fibronectin type III domain-containing protein 1 isoform X3 → MNSHQTVKIFKKSSIPGVVVTQFVNDVPQGCSTPDFEKKPLTLTLQEGKNAIFRAVVKGVPTPEVKWSRTRKGMDDSAKYEMSFNSATNEFILQIRSVVLDDSDLYRCCAINAYGEASCSAGLRIIQVGFKKKAKYVPVHAADELKKTLLDSKKLLRKRAAAPKPKPLDKEAVWQLLLHADKRDYEKICMKYGIVDFRGMLRKLQEMRKDTESEQDKLVHSLKNFEHIRVNKEGNATFSLEMELKNSNSNVYLLKDGERLRYGTGDEYRKHCLRRVGRRYYFTVNDVQPEDAGVYQVRVEDVPVFSTELDAQAIPARFRQPLSDVRCAEAADAQFQCVLCTPCHQPLWLHKSHPLQNSAKHQISVTPDGLSHQLIVRNVGPSDSGLYTLDAGQGSSSAWLLVEYAKGKRRQDEGEQIERETSEWLKETMADNERARKLRRQEQAAAEDSSFSASSGAEKSAWYRTTQGSSQGRGQGHSIDSDDGSQRFLGKEGLRKTQMNGEMGSGQFSGAGLDGDSAANGGSTFGLKGLGGRSGLRAVHGVDSVSGPGAAAGGAGEWNSVGGRGEGVLGAVNIDMDGGGGLGSQHDKEGNSGDASYRAGFGGAGRLGGGSSVPHGLDPDSAGVGASVSDLFSRTGAGGNAAGAGMAGEMRPHHGKDGHPTVGDVYGGINREGQTGTPYGKEGLVPHASGQLGQAGRSGSLHGPGGFPGGDGAVPAAHGNSTTEMEALYGPDGRALGTGAGGAGGAGAGGFGAPYGKDGLPIGAGIGGAGGAGALGSPYGKDGLPAGAGGAGALGAPYGKDGLPAGAGGAGGFGEALYGPDGRPLGAGGGGASGAGIVGGSYGKDGLPVGAGVGGAVGGGFGGAGSPYGMDAFPAGAGAGGPGAGGLGAPYGKDGLPAGAGAGGAGGFGEALYDGRPLGAGVGDMAGAGEGGLGSPRGKGGLPAGAGFGGLGAAGLGAPYGKDGLPIGAGIGGAGGAGGVLGPCGKDGLPVGAGAGVGGSGGPYGKDGLPAGAGAGVGGAGGVLGPYGKDGLPVGAGAGVGGAGGVLGPYGKDGLPFGTGAGVGGSGGAGGPYGKDGLPVGAGVGGGVYGKDGLPVGAGAGVAPYGKDGLPVGTGAGVGGAGAAGGPYGKDGLPAGTGVGGAGGVLGPYGKDGLPAGAGVGGGGGEGEVGAPFGKDGLPAGTGVGGSGGPYGKDGLPVGAGVGGAGGVLGPYGKDGLPVGAGVGVGGSGGPYGKDGLPAGAGVGGAEGVLGPYGKDGLPVGAGAGVGGAGAAGGPYGKDGLPVGAGAGVGGAGGVLGPYGKDGLPAGAGAGVGGAGGPYGKDGLPAGAGVGGAGGVLGPYGKDGLPAGAGAGVGGAGGVLGPCGKDGLPFGTGAGVGGAGGVLGPYGKDGLPAVAGAAHFPAGGEEVMGSGCGTDGTLSRAPGYAGGTGGEGFSREGSAPWGAGSAYGKDRGSAVAMAGAGGVGSLAGDEWDSVHVKEGGGGAGGSHGEYGLDAHPGRSLRGETGKGTPGDVPGSGNKGSAGDRGSLSGPGGARAEGREFEQLGSLYGTNSALGKAGSKSHDRSVDGSGSSGLGQGPLSYGQMSGPFGGPPSANQRNQEPDLDLKANDSLKNTESTGQKRRSVLDDLKVPRCYLNKQLATVRVLKGEPAELSCTVSRDNVTGTWFKDGLKLTSMDGVVFEKKGLVHKLIINKAEDIHAGKYRFEGGDVKTEASIFVEDPPQVDKVLLKNLTSVPTVAKAGEAVKLQIPFKGRGPIRAAWLKDRMELGDDTRIRVDKTDTCTTLSISSCSRRDCGDYKVRLKNDSGVLEINLKLVVIDKPQAPAGPIKIVESSANNITIQWKPPKDDGGKAVQRYLIERQQVGRNDWESLGETPRSCSTFTTSKVEEDVSYYFRVRAVNAEGVSDALESGEVKAAGKASPGAPDPPEIISASRDTITISWKAPCKTGTSQIMGYMVQKRKKGTVTWLPVTKVPVKDKKLKVSSLKKGVQYEFRVAAVNAAGTGQPSDPSEAAFAQDPTKSPGQVQDLKVSSSDSTSVTLTWNKPEVQDGNDVKGYEVEMRPWNSSSWTKCFTLPAESTCCRLQGLQAGQKLLLRVTALGSRGHGEPLEIQAGAGAAAPGVSPRFLIDDTVKSFLVIKAGNPIQVKIPFEGSPETVVTWLKDGLPLPSRAAVSTKDGSAQLLLRAAEITDSGTYSIELGDGLGKRETFSFQLQITDVPQPPGAIQLEENVPNTVTVTWDPSASEQWEKNLYYTVLKRESQKGLWHVLGDLIYNNKFTFTRVVPGRDYYFRVVAKNDLGASEPSETVQPWRIWKKKAEFRVQAQKYRGVNQNQPPRFLVPLKCHVVVTGSECHMSCAVGGHPPPKIKWYKDSRDLSRDPNYFCTNDFGVCSLVVLGVTKQDEGEYMVEASNEMGRAFSKAFLAIKDSSL, encoded by the exons gtaaaaatgccattttcagAGCTGTGGTCAAAGGTGTCCCAACTCCTGAGGTGAAATGGTCACGTACACGGAAAGGAATGGATGATTCTGCCAAATACGAAATGTCCTTCAATAGTGCCACAAATGAATTCATTCTGCAG ATCAGGAGCGTGGTTCTGGATGACAGTGACCTGTATCGCTGCTGTGCCATCAACGCCTACGGAGAGGCCTCGTGCTCTGCTGGCCTCAGGATCATCCAAG TTGGCTTTAAGAAGAAGGCGAAATATGTTCCTGTTCATGCTGCTGATG AGCTCAAGAAGACGCTCCTGGACTCCAAGAAGCTGCTAAGGAAGAG GGCTGCAGCACCAAAACCAAAGCCCCTGGACAAAGAAGCTGTATGGCAGCTGTTGCTGCACGCAGATAAGAGAGATTATGAGAAAATCTGTATGAAATATGGAATTGTTGATTTCCGTGGGATgctgaggaagctgcaggagaTGAGGAAGGACACAGAGAGTGAACAAGACAAG TTAGTTCACAGTCTCAAAAACTTTGAACACATCAGAGTCAACAAGGAGGGAAATGCTACCTTTAGcctggagatggagctgaaaaacagcaacagcaacGTTTACCTGCTCAAG GATGGTGAGAGGCTCAGGTACGGGACAGGGGATGAGTACAGGAAGCACTGTCTGAGGAGAGTTGGGAGGAGATATTATTTCACTGTCAATGATGTGCAGCCAGAGGATGCCGGGGTGTACCAGGTCAGGGTGGAGGACGTCCCTGTCTTCTCAACTGAACTGGATGCTCAAG CCATCCCGGCGCGGTTCCGGCAGCCGCTGTCCGACGTGCGCTGCGCCGAGGCCGCGGACGCGCAGTTCCAGTGTGTGCTGTGCACGCCCTGCCACCAGCCCCTGTGGCTGCACAAGAGCCACCCCCTGCAGAACAGTGCCAAGCACCAGATCTCTGTGACACCTGATGGCCTGAGCCACCAGCTGATTGTGAGGAACGTGGGGCCCTCGGACAGCGGATTGTACACGCTCGACGCGGGACAGGGCTCCTCCAGCGCCTGGCTCCTCGTGGAGT ATGCCAAAGGAAAGAGGAGACAGGATGAAGGAGAACAGATTGAAAGGGAGACATCTGAGTGGCTGAAAGAAACAATGGCAGACAATGAAAGGGCGAGGAAGCTTCGGCGCCAAGAacaagctgctgctgaagatTCTTCCTTTTCCGCATCCTCTGGTGCAGAGAAAAGTGCCTGGTACAGGACAACTCAAGGCAGCAGCCAAGGCAGGGGCCAAGGACACTCCATTGATTCTGATGATGGAAGCCAAAGATTTTTGGGGAAAGAGGGTCTACGCAAAACCCAGATGAACGGAGAGATGGGGTCTGGACAGTTCTCTGGAGCAGGTCTAGATGGAGACTCAGCAGCCAATGGTGGCAGCACCTTTGGACTGAAAGGCTTAGGAGGCAGAAGTGGGTTAAGGGCTGTCCATGGGGTGGACTCTGTGTCAGgtcctggtgctgcagcaggaggggcagGTGAATGGAATTCTGTgggtggcagaggtgagggTGTGCTGGGTGCTGTTAACATTGACATGGATGGTGGAGGAGGTTTGGGATCCCAGCATGACAAGGAAGGGAATTCAGGTGATGCCAGCTACAGAGCTGGTTTTGGGGGTGCTGGAAGGTTGGGTGGTGGAAGTTCTGTGCCACATGGACTTGATCCTGATTCAGCTGGAGTGGGAGCCAGTGTGAGTGATCTGTTCAGCAGGACTGGAGCTGGGGGGAATGCTGCAGgtgctggaatggcaggagaaaTGAGGCCCCACCACGGCAAGGATGGGCATCCCACTGTGGGTGATGTGTATGGAGGCATAAACAGAGAGGGACAAACAGGGACTCCCTATGGCAAGGAGGGCTTGGTACCTCATGCCAGTGGTCAGTTGGGGCAGGCAGGAAGATCTGGCTCACTGCATGGGCCAGGAGGCTTTCCAGGTGGAGATGGGGCTGTACCTGCTGCACATGGCAATTCCACAACAGAAATGGAGGCTTTGTACGGTCCAGATGGTCGGGCACTGGGAACAGGTGCTGGTGGAGCTGGTGGAGCTGGTGCAGGGGGATTTGGAGCTCCCTATGGGAAGGATGGTCTTCCCATTGGAGCAGGCATTGGTGGGGCTGGTGGTGCAGGAGCACTCGGATCTCCCTATGGAAAGGATGGtctcccagctggggctggtggTGCAGGAGCACTTGGAGCTCCCTATGGAAAGGATGGtctcccagctggggctggtggTGCAGGAGGATTTGGAGAGGCTTTGTATGGTCCAGATGGTCGGCCACTTGGAgcaggtggtggtggtgcttcTGGTGCAGGGATAGTTGGGGGTTCCTATGGGAAGGATGGACTCCCAGTTGGAGCTGGAGTTGGTGGAGCTGTAGGTGGTGGGTTTGGAGGTGCTGGCTCTCCTTATGGAATGGATGctttcccagctggagcaggtgcTGGAGGGCCTGGTGCAGGGGGACTTGGAGCTCCCTATGGGAAGGATGGtctcccagctggagcaggtgctggtggtgctggaggatttggggaggctTTGTATGATGGTCGGCCACTTGGAGCAGGTGTTGGTGATATGGCTGGTGCTGGTGAAGGGGGACTTGGATCTCCACGTGGAAAGGGTGGtctcccagctggggctggtTTTGGTGGTCTTGGTGCAGCGGGACTTGGAGCTCCCTATGGGAAGGATGGTCTTCCCATTGGAGCAGGTATTGGTGGGGCTGGTGGTGCagggggagttttgggtccctGTGGAAAGGATGGTCTCCCAgttggagctggagctggtgtTGGTGGTTCAGGGGGTCCCTATGGAAAGGATGGtctcccagctggagcaggagctggtgtTGGTGGTGCagggggagttttgggtccctATGGAAAGGATGGTCTCCCAGTTGGAGCAGGTGCTGGTGTTGGTGGTGCagggggagttttgggtccctATGGAAAGGATGGTCTCCCATTTGGAACTGGTGCTGGTGTTGGTGGTTcagggggagctgggggtccCTATGGAAAGGATGGTCTCCCAGTTGGAGCTGGTGTTGGGGGGGGTGTCTATGGAAAGGATGGTCTCCCAGttggagcaggagctggtgtTG CTCCCTATGGAAAGGATGGTCTCCCAGTTGGAACTGGTGCTGGTGTTGGTGGtgcaggggcagctgggggtCCCTATGGAAAGGATGGTCTGCCAGCTGGGACTGGTGTTGGTGGTGCagggggagttttgggtccctATGGAAAGGATGGTCTCCCAGCTGGGGCCGGTGTTGGTGGGGGTGGTGGTGAAGGAGAAGTTGGAGCTCCCTTTGGAAAGGATGGTCTGCCAGCTGGGACTGGTGTTGGTGGTTCAGGGGGTCCCTATGGAAAGGATGGTCTCCCCGTTG gagctggtGTTGGTGGTGCagggggagttttgggtccctATGGAAAGGATGGTCTCCCAGTTGGAGCAGGTGTTGGTGTTGGTGGTTCAGGGGGTCCCTATGGAAAGGATGGTCTCCCAGCTGGGGCCGGTGTTGGTGGTGcagagggagttttgggtccctATGGAAAGGATGGTCTCCCAGTtggagctggtgctggtgtTGGTGGtgcaggggcagctgggggtCCCTATGGAAAGGATGGTCTCCCAGttggagcaggagctggtgtTGGTGGTGCagggggagttttgggtccctATGGAAAGGATGGTcttccagctggagcaggagctggtgtTGGTGGTGCAGGGGGTCCCTATGGAAAGGATGGtctcccagctggagctggtgtTGGTGGTGCAGGAGGAGTTTTGGGTCCCTATGGAAAGGATGGtctcccagctggagcaggagctggtgtTGGTGGTGCAGGAGGAGTTTTGGGTCCCTGTGGAAAGGATGGTCTCCCATTTGGAACTGGTGCTGGTGTTGGTGGTGCagggggagttttgggtccctATGGAAAGGATGGtctcccagctgtggcaggagctgctcattTTCCTGCTGGGGGTGAGGAAGTGATGGGATCTGGTTGTGGCACGGATGGCACActgagcagagctccaggataTGCAGGTGGAACAGGAGGAGAAGGCTTTTCCAGGGAAGGCTCTGCACCGTGGGGTGCAGGGTCTGCCTATGGCAAGGACAGAGGTTCAGCTGTAGCCATGGCTGGTGCAGGTGGGGTTGGGAGCTTGGCAGGGGATGAATGGGATTCAGTCCACGTTAAAGAAGGTGGAGGTGGTGCTGGTGGATCACATGGTGAATATGGGCTGGATGCACATCCTGGTAGATCTTTGAGAGGTGAAACTGGAAAGGGCACTCCTGGTGATGTCCCAGGGTCAGGGAACAAAGGCTCAGCTGGTGACAGAGGGTCCCTGTCAGGTCCAGGAGGAGCCAGGGCAGAAGGCAGAGAATTCGAGCAGTTGGGCTCCCTTTATGGCACAAATTCTGCCCTTGGAAAGGCAGGGAGTAAATCCCATGACAGATCTGTTGATGGGAGTGGTTCAAGTGGGCTTGGTCAAGGTCCACTGAGCTATGGCCAGATGTCAGGTCCTTTTGGTGGACCTCCTTCAGCAAATCAGAGAAACCAGGAACCTGACCTGGATCTTAAAGCAAATGATTCCCTGAAGAACACGGAAAGCACAGGACAAAAGAGACGGAGTGTCCTGGATGATCTCAAAG TCCCACGCTGTTACCTCAACAAGCAGCTGGCAACCGTGCGAGTGCTGAAGGGCGAGCCAGCCGAGCTGTCCTGCACTGTCAGCAGGGACAATGTGACAGGAACCTGGTTCAAGGATGGCCTAAAG TTAACGAGCATGGATGGAGTCGTCTTTGAAAAGAAAGGTCTTGTCCACAAATTGATCATTAACAAAGCTGAAGATATTCATGCTGGTAAATACAGGTTTGAAGGTGGAGATGTAAAAACTGAAGCTTCAATTTTTGTTGAAG ATCCTCCCCAGGTGGACAAAGTACTCCTCAAGAACCTGACCAGTGTCCCCACGGTGGCCAAGGCTGGGGAGGCGGTGAAGCTGCAGATCCCGTTCAAGGGTCGAGGGCCCATCAGGGCAGCGTGGCTGAAGgacaggatggagctgggggaTGACACCAGGATCCGTGTGGACAAGACAGACACCTGCACCACCCTGtccatctccagctgcagcaggagggactGTGGGGATTACAAAGTCAGGCTCAAGAACGACAGTGGTGTTCTGGAGATCAACCTAAAGCTCGTGGTGATAG ACAAGCCACAGGCCCCAGCAGGACCCATAAAAATTGTAGAAAGCTCTGCCAACAACATCACGATCCAGTGGAAGCCCCCAAAGGATGACGGGGGCAAAGCAGTGCAAAGGTACCTCATAGAGAGGCAGCAGGTGGGCAGGAACGACTGGGAGAGCTtgggagaaacccccaggagctgcagcaccttCACCACCAGCAAAGTGGAGGAAGACGTGAGCTACTACTTCAGGGTGAGGGCCGTGAATGCCGAGGGAGTGAGTGATGCGCTGGAGTCGGGGGAAGTCAAGGCTGCTGGTAAAG CTTCCCCTGGTGCCCCAGATCCCCCTGAGATCATCAGTGCCAGCAGGGACACCATCACCATATCCTGGAAAGCTCCTTGTAAAACTGGCACTTCCCAAATTATGGGATACATGGTGCAGAAACGCAAGAAGGGCACTGTGACCTGGCTGCCAGTCACCAAGGTGCCTGTCAAAG ACAAGAAGCTGAAGGTGAGCAGCCTGAAGAAGGGTGTGCAGTACGAGTTCCGCGTGGCTGCTGTCaatgctgctggcacaggacagcccaGTGACCCCTCAGAGGCCGCCTTCGCCCAGGACCCCACCA AATCTCCAGGCCAAGTGCAGGACCTTAAAGTGAGCAGTAGTGACAGCACCAGCGTCACCTTGACGTGGAACAAACCTGAAGTGCAAGATGGGAATGATGTGAAAGGCTACGAGGTGGAGATGAGgccctggaacagctccagctggaCCAAGTGCTTCACCCTCCCTGCAGagagcacctgctgcaggctCCAGGGCCTCCAGGCCgggcagaagctgctgctgcgcGTGACGGCCCTCGGCAGCCGCGGCCACGGGGAGCCCCTGGAgatccaggctggagctggagctgctgctcctgggg TCTCTCCCAGGTTTCTGATAGATGACACAGTGAAAAGCTTCCTGGTTATAAAAGCAGGGAATCCCATCCAGGTGAAGATTCCCTTTGAG GGATCTCCTGAGACGGTGGTGACCTGGTTAAAGGATGGGCTCCCCCTTCCCAGCCGGGCTGCCGTGAGCACCAAGGATGGAagtgcccagctgctgctcagggcagctgAGATCACTGACAGCGGCACCTACAGCATCGAGCTCGGGGATGggctggggaaaagggaaaccTTCAGCTTCCAGCTTCAAATTACAG ATGTCCCTCAGCCCCCTGGAGCCATCCAGCTGGAGGAGAATGTGCCcaacacagtgacagtgacctGGGACCCCTCAGCATCTGAGCAGTGGGAGAAGAACCTTTATTACACTGTCCTGAAACGAGAATCCCAGAAGGGTCTGTGGCATGTGCTGGGGGACCTGATCTACAACAACAAGTTCACCTTCACCAGGGTGGTCCCAGGCAGGGATTATTACTTCAGGGTTGTGGCAAAAAATGACCTGGGAGCCAGTGAGCCATCAGAGACTGTGCAGCCCTGGAggatctggaaaaaaaagg CTGAGTTTCGAGTGCAAGCACAGAAGTACAGGGGAGTTAACCAGAACCAGCCCCCGAGGTTCCTGGTGCCACTCAAGTGCCATGTCGTGGTGACAGGCAGCGAGTGTCACATGAGCTGCGCTGTTGGGGGCcatcccccccccaaaatcaaaTGGTACAAGGACAGCAGAGACCTCTCCAGAGATCCCAACTACTTCTGCACCAACGACTTTGGAGTGTGCTCCCTGGTGGTGCTGGGGGTCACCAAGCAGGATGAGGGGGAGTACATGGTGGAAGCCAGCAATGAAATGGGCCGTGCCTTCAGCAAAGCCTTCCTCGCCATCAAAG ACTCCTCCCTGTAG